The stretch of DNA CGTGGAAAGTCACGCAGCTTCAAGGTAgaggagggaaaaaaaaggattcgTGACGTGCTTGTCcgtctatctctctctctttcgttccATCCACCTATCTCGCTCTCGCGCGTACATCGAAATGTCCGCGTACTCGTGAGATTCGGGTCCGCGCGCGGCCAtcgacgacgaagacgacgacgacgacgacgacgacgttcGTTCCGCCGTCCCGAACGATAGGAACCCCCGAAGGTGTTGCTTGCTGGTGAACGATAATGCGCGTATCAGACGCGTGGAGACGGCAGTGCGAGCGACGATAGTTCAGTAGGTGAGTGTACATCTCGCCGCGTCGAAACGCCGTTGTTCGACTTTCACAGCTGGTAGCAGTCGTTGGGTTGTCGCTACACTTTCCGCGTCCCCTGGACGTAATCGGGATGCCCATCGATCGTTGAAGAAGCGCGCTTCCACCGTCGTTACCCAATTAATTGCATCGAACTCTCGTTATCGTGACGAGATGTCCTTATCGCGTCAAAGGCGCTTTCGTTCACCCAAATTTACGAAATTATCTTATCGtccgtatgtatatatatatatatatatatatatatacacactttGTGCTAAGAATCATCCTGTATGTTTAGAAGACATGTTGCAACATGTTCAAGATACGCGAGAAAGCGTCGACAATTTTCTTATGTCGAAAATTTCTTCCCATTGTGTAAAGACTCACGGCTGATGacctatttataatttacattcatGTGCTATCAACATCGGTCACGGTGACAAGCATTTCTCGAGGCTATAGATATAGATGAGATCGGGAAGCTGATTAAGCGCTTTGATCATTATTCTTTTGAGCTGACGTAGATACTTGTCTGTCAATAGGATCTAGAAAAATAATCTCTGAAATATCCTTTCACtgtaattgttaattgtatGCAAAGTACGAGCAACAATGTAACGCTATTAAATTGCATAACAAAATTGTATgagaatatattatcatattttctgCAGTTCTACTGTCTATATTGACTCATCATCTAAAATGTATacttatatgtgtatgcaagtttatgtattttttaatttacagatatcaaaaattgatgtaaaacGAGCTGTACTGTCCTATAGGTAGTACAAATGTAAGTACGCTTGTTTTTTATGAATTGATCAAATGACaggatttatataattataatagtgagtatgcttcttaatattttgtcaAGGTGGTAATAAATActgttaattttgattatagtttatgtaaaatgGAAGAATccatataattcaaattaatctaGTGGATTCTGATCTAAGTATTTCTACctaaattttgattaagtCTGATTTATTAGActtaatttgtaataacttTATAGAGAATTGGATATCAAAAACATCCTGATTCTGATAAGGAAATAGGGCTGTTGTTACTATTTGATATCCAATAGTTGAGATCCAGGTTCCATTCCCAAGGATTCTTTGACATGTTTCTGCATGTTTTGACTGGTTTATGGCAGATGGTTTTCTGAATGGTATTTGTTGATCCTCTGATTAAAACTTAAACAAGAAtccatatattttgattatgcATTCCATGTGCAGCTGAATGATAACACTCAAGACCTGGGTCTGACttgataagaattttaaaaatacactaTCAcacaattaattgtataaatcctttcattatagttattaatataaatgatatagataaataaattgcaacaTTTTAATTGGCAGAATTATAAGAACATGTTGGGCTGGCAGGATCAAGAGATCCCGGATGTGGAGGACGACGTTGATAATCTGGGTACACAACCACCGCAATTGTATAATGTGTCTGTTGAAGGAATCAACAAGAAACATTCCACCAACTGGTCTAATGGACAGCAAGGTATCAATGAAATGAGTAATAAGCCCAACATCGTGTCGAATCAATGGCACAATCAAAATTATGAGGCCGCGATGTCCCATCTTCAGTCTCCGCATCTAGTACAAACGAGTAACGTAAACGATACATTTAATTCTTGGCCACAACCGAGTAATATCACGACAGCCTCGCAAGATTGGAAATATTCCAGTATGCAAAGCGAATCTGTACATCCAAATCAACGGTTACAGCAACAAGTAGATAACAATTTGTTTAAGGAGAATATGTCACAGGATAATAATAGTACTAGGTTTGCTGCGAACGAATGGCAACAAGGACAGACAGTGCCGCTCAATTATCCCCCATTTAACTATATGACTCACATAGAAAACAAACCGCAACATAATTGGCAAAATCATACCGATATGCTGGGCCACTGGCCGGATCAAAATATGCCGAAGGAGGTGCAACAGCACGTTGACAATATGGGTAATCAGTGTACACAACCGCCGCAAATGTATAATGTACCTGTCGAAGGAGTCAACAAGAAACATTCCACCAACTGGTCTAATGGGCAGAATATCAATGAAACGAGTAATAAATCCAGCGCCGCGTCGAATCAATGGCAGAATCAAAATTACGAGGCCACGATGTCTCATCACTCTTCGCATCTAGTACAAACAAATAACGTAAATGATACATTTAGTTCTTGGCCACAATCGGGTAATATCACGACTGCCTCGCACGATTGGAAATATTCCAAGATGCAAAGTGAACCCGTACATGCAAATCAATGGTTACAACAGCAGTTAGATAACAATTCATTCAAGGAGAACATGTCGCAGGATAATAATGGTGCTAGGCTTGCGGCGAACGACTGGCAAATACAGGCAGCGCCGTCCAATTACGCTTCAGTAGCTACGATTGTTCCTACGActgtagaaaatattgtacatacgcCCAACAATAATGAACAGCAAGAGAATGAGAAACCGGCCACGGTAACTTTATCTTACGATTCTCTTAATCTGGCGAAATCGAGCGACATTAAACCATCGATCGGAAATCATCACAATATGAATGCGGTGACTGATAATGGATCGAAAAGTGATATTTCGAAAAGTATTCTCGGCGAGAACGATGATCGCGCTTTTGTTCCTACAGATAGAGGAATTATAGTGACAGAGGAATTATCCAGCAATTTCGGCCAACTTAATCTCGGAAACAAATCAGGGAGACATACAGATTATTCGGGTGAATCGTTAGAAGAGTTCCACAAGACTTTATATTCGAGTCCTGTAGAAGGAAAAGCTCAACACTCCGctgctaattttaatatcggaAATATTCGTAATCCTGTTCCcgataatatatctatattgcCATCGAGCAACATTGACAGCACTCATTCCTCCGACAAGCAGCCAGCTGTCAGTCAAGATCATCCAATATCGAATACATATCAAAATGTTACTAAGATGACGGATAGTATCTCGCAAAGTGGATATGATCAATGGTACAATCAAAGTGCTCTGGAGAACGCATGGTATGCGAAGGATCATCATTCACGTCCGCCTCCCAAACAAAGAACCGCTCCTGAGCAAAATGTAGAGAACTACGAAAACATCCAACAAACATCCGATTTTGTAAATGTAGAAATCGTCGTGCCCACAACATTGCAGGAACGCGATATTTACGGTTCGCGAGATTCCATAAACAAAGAGATGTTGGATAACGACCCCAGGCCAAAAACGAGTTTAAAAGAAGGCGCGACGAATGTACGGGGCTTCAGAGAGGAGATGAGCAACGTCGAAGTGCTGTCGATGCAGCAACAAGTACGGCCGCATCCGCCTCTACAAACGGAACAAATGCCGGACAATTACGAGTTTGCCTCCAACGATAGAAACACATTCTTGGAAACTGGTGAATTAACGGATTCACATCAAGAACACGAACCGACGCCACCGAGCCAGGACGACGAGAACGACGAAGTGCCTAACGATATCCCTTTCCTACGCGAAGTACCAGGCCAGTCGAGCACAATAGATCCGCGTAGAAACGATCCTACGGGTCAAGAGCATCATGTGCAAACCGGGCAACGCCTTTCAGATCCCAGGAGGAATGATCCTTCTGGTCAAGAACAGAGTATACAAATCAGGAGTATATCCGACAGAGTAGAGCGTCGTGATGTTCTTCCAGGTCAAGAGAGAAACGTTCCTCAGCTATTACGAGGCGATACGGACACACTGGAACGACGGAACGATCCTTCCGGCAGAGAGCGTTCTCTTCCGCCGCAGCAGTCACGAAACGATCCGTCAGGCGAGGAGAGATATCAGCCGCAGCCCCAGATAATGCTAGAGCCAAGCGAGACTCGTGAAGTGCTCGGCCGGGGCAACGAACCCGACGAGGTTGCACGACAGACTCAGGACGCGGAACTCAGGCAGATACCAGGTGGAGCTTCTTCCAACGATGTTACGCAATTAATACCGGACGAcaggacgacgacgatgacgaccgGTGGTAGAGTAGTTACTGGTTCTCTTCCAGAAACTATCCTTCCTCCGACGATGCCGCAGGATCCGACCAGCGGCGACACGCGAAGCAAGCGCGAGGAGGCAGTGGGCGCATCTCTCGAGAGCGAGACGAGCCAAGGTGTTCCCGCTTCGTCAAATCGTCGAAATTCCTATGAGGACGAGGTGGAGGACGCAGGTTCTCGCGATAGCCGGGACGAAAGCAGGGAGAGACGAAGAGAACCCAGTCCCGATCGTCGACGATACGAGTACGACCGGAAGAACGCGTACTACGATCACGATCGCGAGTATGAGGATGATTACTATTACGATCGTCGGCGTGCAGGCGATAATGATCGTCAATACAATGTCCCTCGCGATGACTTTAAACGACGGGATATTTCGTATCGGGACGACGATCGTAAACACCACAGTCGTGATGACCTCGATCGATACGCTAGAGAAGACATGGACAGAAGAGTCAGAGGAAAAGAGGACCTGGACGAGAGGGATGGCAGAAGGAGACCACAAGATGATCGTAGAAGGGAAGATCCACGTCGTCGAGACAGAGATTCGAGAGATTACGACGCGCGATATTCTAGAGATCCTAGGGATCCTAGGGATAAAGATTATATGGATCGTGAGAGAAGACGACCACGAAGATACGACGATTATGATATGAGAGATTCGTACAGAAGAGACTATTACGATGATATCTATGGAAGAaggtaaattatatgtaatcttACAATAAATTCTTATCTAGAGAGGATTTTAAGATCAACggtcaaatattattctattatttcgataaaaagaaaaacttttcaaGATCTAAATCAAACatgtaaacattatttgacaTTGCTCAGATATCacagcaaaaataaatattgaaataatagtgCTAGTGCTTTTATGCTATGCTTTCAAACTAACAATAAACacgctattatttttatcgttatgGATTTACGTTTTATTCAGATATATCAACattgatttatttcaaatatataaacattgatTTTGCTAtagcaaaattttttcattaatgtgcaacttttaatatttgtaattttaaaagaataatagttctatattctctcttttttattacaataataaaattcttaaagtttgaaaatattttataccttgattattaatatattattatttgacattagttcacttttattttctttcagttCTAGGCCTTCAAGTAGATCTTCCTATAATGATAAGGATCGCGAGTATTATGCGCGTACAAAGGACCCTTACTACGCATATAATGGTACGtattgtgataaaatatgaactaaaatatgaaaatagggtttttttatatattaataagcattaaatatatatttaacagcaAGATATGGTGGATATGATTACGGTGCTCTTTATGGCAACAATTATGGTGCTCTTTATGGTAACAATTATGGATACGCATATCTTGAGAATTTGCGTCAGACAAATCCTGCCGCTTATGCCGAGTGGTATCACAAATATTATGCCAGCcaacaacagcaacaacaacatATTGTTAGAAGTGTTGGCAATTATCCGGAGGATAGAGCCAGTGTTCATTCCGGCCGTAGTTCCTGCGACGACAGGTGCGTTTTGAAATCCGTTTTTAAACCAAAAGCAATTAGAGAGAGAGTTaccattttcaaaaattcaccGAGCATGCAACTCTTATAACATTCATTGTATGTCAGATTTTTTCCAATCCCAAGTGCATGTTTCCATTCATCAAACAAGACATTGTATGTTCCGTATTTCGGATACTGCGGATGGGCGAACAATCTGCGGGAGCATAGTACAGCTTGTCGCAATTTTAATAGGTGAGACCGAGAGTCTTCTCTCGGTTCGAAAATCTTAAGCTAGACGCATTAAAGAATCAGATTTCCCTTCTCTTTCTATGTTTACATAAAACTTCAGTCATACATAGTTGACTAGATTTATGTAGAATTATTCATgtagaattatttatgattaattattaatgagtacatattataatttaatctgcACTAAACTCGCTATAAACTTTAGGTGGAACATGCTTATTTTGTTTGCAATTATGTGCGTTGATATTCATtgcagttatatatattatatatgtgtgtgtgtgtgtgtgtgtgtgtgtgtgtgtgtggtgtgtgtgtgtgtgtgtgtgtgtgtgtgtgtgtgtgtgtgtgtgtgtgtgtgtgtgtgtgtgtgtgtgtgtgtgtgtgtgtgtgtgtgtgtgtgtgtgtgtgtgtgtgtatatatatataatacattagttttatataaaattacaggtgtatttgtaattcttttgtttcaaagaaaaatatttatttcagaaatattacCGATAAAAGAACATTGGGTGATACACATTTGGAGGATACAACAATCACTTCTGCTCGGTTAACACCAACCAAGTATTCTACATCTCATGGATATGGTATATAACGTGTAATCAAATTGGTAttacatttttgatattattaagacagtttaaaaatgtatctgtAGGATGCTTCTCGATTGGATCTCTGGTGCATGTTCATCCAAGCTATCCAGCTGATGGCGAAAGGGCTAAGGTGGACATTTTTCGTGTAGATAACTTGCTCTCACATGATCCTGTTACACGTGATTTACGATTATATCCAGGACCTCTAATTAAGTAAGTATAGTTaagaattatacaaaaatacaatatatagtataaaaataatgtgcaTAATAACAACTTTTTATCGCAGTGGTGTAACGCATAAGAAAACCATCATAGAATAttgcgaaaataaaattaagaaagcaATGGTGAATGAAGAAATGACTGATCGTGCTTCATATATTCTGTTGTATGAATTGATGATTATGCTGATTCAACAAAATGGGGtagatatcattttttaaatttaatttagcaaaAAGTTGCTGTCgttcaaatatacattatcttacttatataattttgcttaaTTTGTTTACAGAACGTTGTTGGCGTCGATATTGCCGGGCTTTTACTACGTAACAAGGACACCTACCCTCACGATACGAGCAAACTCAAATCTCAGGATGTAAAACGTAGAGAATCGCAAGTATCGCAACGATCTGGGGCGACAGGTAGCGATGGGAGTACTCAAGATATTTCCGCGCTATCCGATAAACCCGAAACCAAACAGCGAAAAACGACAGAGCAAATAACAGATGAATTTAGAGACACATTACTTTACGGGCGAGTTCAAGAAGCATTAGGTATAAAAGTAGAAGTTTtgtcttctttttatatcattcaACATTATGAACATTGTTGATTTCTCCTTTTTGTATTTATCTGTAACAGAATATGCAATGAACGAAGGACTTTGGGGCCATGCTCTCTTCCTGGCTAGTAAACTGGACAAGCGTACTTACGCTTCTGTAATGACTCGTTTCGCCAACAGTCTACCACCATATGATCCGCTGCAGACTTTATACCAGCTACATTCTGGCCGTGTGCCTGCTATAGTCACAGTaagaatcttattttaatataatatatacacgtatttaTTTGTTGTGCAATACTTATTTGTTTCCTTTTTTCATAGTGCGCTGCAGATCCACGTTGGGACGATTGGCGGCCTCATTTAGCTATGATTATCTCTAATACTTCAGCCAATCCAGAGATTAATCGTCGGTCAATAACGACCCTCGGGGATACATTATTCGCGAAGGGAGACATTCACGCTGCGCATCTCTGTTACATTCTCGCGCAAATTGATTTTGGTGCTTACGGAGCTAATGGAGTTAAGCTCGTATTAATCGGTGCGAATCAGAACAAGCCGTATTCTGAATTTGTTACAATGGAGGCTATTATGTTAACGGAAATCTATGAATATGCTCGAAATCTTAGTGATCCAAGCTTTACATTAGTGGATCTTCAAACATTTAAGTTTGATTCAATCGTGAAAATGGTGGACTATGGATTAATAGAAAAGGCTCTATTATATATCGAACAGATTGCAACGAATATCGCAAACGAtccatcaaaatataaaaaatctttcattGAATCGGTTTATTTACTGGGCGACCGAATCAAGTATTATGATCCAATCTGTAAGGACGCTATTGAAGATGCTACGAATTTAACATGGCTCAATAAATTAGCGGAGATTGTCGGGAAATATCAGGTAATTATAATGCCATTATTTTccagtaaaaataatatactttagatactaaataaaattctattatagaGTAAAGAAACTTCCGAACAAGAAACATACGGTTCTCATACCATTGGAGAGAATCAGGAGATACACGAAATAAAGCAGCAACAAACGTTACCACCATCGTCGCAACAACAATGGAATACTATTCAACCCGAGTACGACGGACCTGTATCAATGATGGACGTTAATACCAGCGAAATGCAGTCTAATTGGCAGCCGATATCTCTGCCCAcaaatattcaagatacatACGATCCGAATGCGCAATACATGAGAAATGTAGACGAATCCATTCAACATCAGCAGCCGCAGCAACAGGATTATTGGAGTCAGCAGTCATATTATCAAGGCAAATATGGAAGAAACGAGTCTACGCTGTCTAATTGGCAACAGCCCATACCAGGCACGATCGACCAGACTGACACTAACTCGCAGCAACTGGATAAATGGAATTTTGAGGTATATTAAATGCACTATATAAAGggagaaatttattacataaaccTTTTTATTCCAAAGAATTCattcatatttcattatatatttttcctcaCATATTTGCAttctcatatttataattcatcaCATCGTTCCAATATTgcactaattttattttattttggcaTGAATATCTGTTCATCACCTGGATTAAGGAATAGGGGTACGGAATTTTAATGGGAGAGCACGTTTACGGCGAAAGGGGCCACCATATTTGTTTCGCAATCATACATGTAAAGCGCATATGCGCTTGTGCGTTATCTTTTCCACTATAGTTGCACGTTGCTCACGTAATGGAAATGTCACAGACATGTGTTTTCGGAAAACGCTATTAACGCTGTTAAAAGCGTCATTTTCTCTAGTTCTATTATTTACTGCTAATAGCGTCTCTTCAAAGCCAGCCTATGTGTAagacgataaaaattttctctgcaTGTCATCGCCCCTCTCTCGCGCCTAAACTAAAACTAACTTATCTAAATTCCGTCCCTTTCCTTAATCCGTTCAGAAAAGACTGTAGTTGAGAAAAAACTATAGTCGATAAAACTGTATTCTTAGTTTAACTCATTTTTTCATAgcaatgcaattaatatttttcacctCTTTCTTGATGCTTGCTCATCGACAGACGGAAAGGGAAGACAAAACGCCCACTCCTGAAGTAAGTAATTGCGGATTTATCTCTGAGGATAATATTCTCGATCTTAAAGGATCGTCAGATGCTGCGGGTATTAACGTGTTACGACGTCGCCGTAATGTGTCGGTGAAATCAAATTCATATGTCGCTTCTGCATTGAACGATAACACTTCTGATAAAGTATCCGCAATGTTTGATCTATCCAGCGATAATCTCGACGTTAAATCTAAAAACAAGAGATACCCTAAATTGACTGCAGATTATCCGAAAATTCTACAAAACGACAAAATTGATCCGAAAGATACTAGAAAACT from Anoplolepis gracilipes chromosome 16, ASM4749672v1, whole genome shotgun sequence encodes:
- the Sec16 gene encoding uncharacterized protein Sec16 isoform X1, translating into MLGWQDQEIPDVEDDVDNLGTQPPQLYNVSVEGINKKHSTNWSNGQQGINEMSNKPNIVSNQWHNQNYEAAMSHLQSPHLVQTSNVNDTFNSWPQPSNITTASQDWKYSSMQSESVHPNQRLQQQVDNNLFKENMSQDNNSTRFAANEWQQGQTVPLNYPPFNYMTHIENKPQHNWQNHTDMLGHWPDQNMPKEVQQHVDNMGNQCTQPPQMYNVPVEGVNKKHSTNWSNGQNINETSNKSSAASNQWQNQNYEATMSHHSSHLVQTNNVNDTFSSWPQSGNITTASHDWKYSKMQSEPVHANQWLQQQLDNNSFKENMSQDNNGARLAANDWQIQAAPSNYASVATIVPTTVENIVHTPNNNEQQENEKPATVTLSYDSLNLAKSSDIKPSIGNHHNMNAVTDNGSKSDISKSILGENDDRAFVPTDRGIIVTEELSSNFGQLNLGNKSGRHTDYSGESLEEFHKTLYSSPVEGKAQHSAANFNIGNIRNPVPDNISILPSSNIDSTHSSDKQPAVSQDHPISNTYQNVTKMTDSISQSGYDQWYNQSALENAWYAKDHHSRPPPKQRTAPEQNVENYENIQQTSDFVNVEIVVPTTLQERDIYGSRDSINKEMLDNDPRPKTSLKEGATNVRGFREEMSNVEVLSMQQQVRPHPPLQTEQMPDNYEFASNDRNTFLETGELTDSHQEHEPTPPSQDDENDEVPNDIPFLREVPGQSSTIDPRRNDPTGQEHHVQTGQRLSDPRRNDPSGQEQSIQIRSISDRVERRDVLPGQERNVPQLLRGDTDTLERRNDPSGRERSLPPQQSRNDPSGEERYQPQPQIMLEPSETREVLGRGNEPDEVARQTQDAELRQIPGGASSNDVTQLIPDDRTTTMTTGGRVVTGSLPETILPPTMPQDPTSGDTRSKREEAVGASLESETSQGVPASSNRRNSYEDEVEDAGSRDSRDESRERRREPSPDRRRYEYDRKNAYYDHDREYEDDYYYDRRRAGDNDRQYNVPRDDFKRRDISYRDDDRKHHSRDDLDRYAREDMDRRVRGKEDLDERDGRRRPQDDRRREDPRRRDRDSRDYDARYSRDPRDPRDKDYMDRERRRPRRYDDYDMRDSYRRDYYDDIYGRSSRPSSRSSYNDKDREYYARTKDPYYAYNARYGGYDYGALYGNNYGALYGNNYGYAYLENLRQTNPAAYAEWYHKYYASQQQQQQHIVRSVGNYPEDRASVHSGRSSCDDRNITDKRTLGDTHLEDTTITSARLTPTKYSTSHGYGCFSIGSLVHVHPSYPADGERAKVDIFRVDNLLSHDPVTRDLRLYPGPLINGVTHKKTIIEYCENKIKKAMVNEEMTDRASYILLYELMIMLIQQNGNVVGVDIAGLLLRNKDTYPHDTSKLKSQDVKRRESQVSQRSGATGSDGSTQDISALSDKPETKQRKTTEQITDEFRDTLLYGRVQEALEYAMNEGLWGHALFLASKLDKRTYASVMTRFANSLPPYDPLQTLYQLHSGRVPAIVTCAADPRWDDWRPHLAMIISNTSANPEINRRSITTLGDTLFAKGDIHAAHLCYILAQIDFGAYGANGVKLVLIGANQNKPYSEFVTMEAIMLTEIYEYARNLSDPSFTLVDLQTFKFDSIVKMVDYGLIEKALLYIEQIATNIANDPSKYKKSFIESVYLLGDRIKYYDPICKDAIEDATNLTWLNKLAEIVGKYQSKETSEQETYGSHTIGENQEIHEIKQQQTLPPSSQQQWNTIQPEYDGPVSMMDVNTSEMQSNWQPISLPTNIQDTYDPNAQYMRNVDESIQHQQPQQQDYWSQQSYYQGKYGRNESTLSNWQQPIPGTIDQTDTNSQQLDKWNFETEREDKTPTPESSMQPAISMTPSTGKQYDPLEELDALETPRVNVKPSTEMKKGTEKTTEKKPANSGGSWFGGLFSKLAPKPKNQMILPDDSNPTIVWDPVAKKWMNKDEDGDGGAATLVPPPKTSDVSFRANVPTMERDASSPPFLPSAEDAPTMNGVPKLPTGNSNMYKMPKSRSMRANYVDVMNPGGGKPKAPSTLSSTPMTSPLVPMATSSPQLFVPAPINDSTAPVDFLTPAATPSSGNTAENTSQALSRWSSTSSLSREVQSYTMRDPRLLQRNKGPMMFNPSDMKDRSVKNSIPSVRYLPQ
- the Sec16 gene encoding uncharacterized protein Sec16 isoform X3 translates to MLGWQDQEIPDVEDDVDNLGTQPPQLYNVSVEGINKKHSTNWSNGQQGINEMSNKPNIVSNQWHNQNYEAAMSHLQSPHLVQTSNVNDTFNSWPQPSNITTASQDWKYSSMQSESVHPNQRLQQQVDNNLFKENMSQDNNSTRFAANEWQQGQTVPLNYPPFNYMTHIENKPQHNWQNHTDMLGHWPDQNMPKEVQQHVDNMGNQCTQPPQMYNVPVEGVNKKHSTNWSNGQNINETSNKSSAASNQWQNQNYEATMSHHSSHLVQTNNVNDTFSSWPQSGNITTASHDWKYSKMQSEPVHANQWLQQQLDNNSFKENMSQDNNGARLAANDWQIQAAPSNYASVATIVPTTVENIVHTPNNNEQQENEKPATVTLSYDSLNLAKSSDIKPSIGNHHNMNAVTDNGSKSDISKSILGENDDRAFVPTDRGIIVTEELSSNFGQLNLGNKSGRHTDYSGESLEEFHKTLYSSPVEGKAQHSAANFNIGNIRNPVPDNISILPSSNIDSTHSSDKQPAVSQDHPISNTYQNVTKMTDSISQSGYDQWYNQSALENAWYAKDHHSRPPPKQRTAPEQNVENYENIQQTSDFVNVEIVVPTTLQERDIYGSRDSINKEMLDNDPRPKTSLKEGATNVRGFREEMSNVEVLSMQQQVRPHPPLQTEQMPDNYEFASNDRNTFLETGELTDSHQEHEPTPPSQDDENDEVPNDIPFLREVPGQSSTIDPRRNDPTGQEHHVQTGQRLSDPRRNDPSGQEQSIQIRSISDRVERRDVLPGQERNVPQLLRGDTDTLERRNDPSGRERSLPPQQSRNDPSGEERYQPQPQIMLEPSETREVLGRGNEPDEVARQTQDAELRQIPGGASSNDVTQLIPDDRTTTMTTGGRVVTGSLPETILPPTMPQDPTSGDTRSKREEAVGASLESETSQGVPASSNRRNSYEDEVEDAGSRDSRDESRERRREPSPDRRRYEYDRKNAYYDHDREYEDDYYYDRRRAGDNDRQYNVPRDDFKRRDISYRDDDRKHHSRDDLDRYAREDMDRRVRGKEDLDERDGRRRPQDDRRREDPRRRDRDSRDYDARYSRDPRDPRDKDYMDRERRRPRRYDDYDMRDSYRRDYYDDIYGRSSRPSSRSSYNDKDREYYARTKDPYYAYNARYGGYDYGALYGNNYGALYGNNYGYAYLENLRQTNPAAYAEWYHKYYASQQQQQQHIVRSVGNYPEDRASVHSGRSSCDDRNITDKRTLGDTHLEDTTITSARLTPTKYSTSHGYGCFSIGSLVHVHPSYPADGERAKVDIFRVDNLLSHDPVTRDLRLYPGPLINGVTHKKTIIEYCENKIKKAMVNEEMTDRASYILLYELMIMLIQQNGNVVGVDIAGLLLRNKDTYPHDTSKLKSQDVKRRESQVSQRSGATGSDGSTQDISALSDKPETKQRKTTEQITDEFRDTLLYGRVQEALEYAMNEGLWGHALFLASKLDKRTYASVMTRFANSLPPYDPLQTLYQLHSGRVPAIVTCAADPRWDDWRPHLAMIISNTSANPEINRRSITTLGDTLFAKGDIHAAHLCYILAQIDFGAYGANGVKLVLIGANQNKPYSEFVTMEAIMLTEIYEYARNLSDPSFTLVDLQTFKFDSIVKMVDYGLIEKALLYIEQIATNIANDPSKYKKSFIESVYLLGDRIKYYDPICKDAIEDATNLTWLNKLAEIVGKYQSKETSEQETYGSHTIGENQEIHEIKQQQTLPPSSQQQWNTIQPEYDGPVSMMDVNTSEMQSNWQPISLPTNIQDTYDPNAQYMRNVDESIQHQQPQQQDYWSQQSYYQGKYGRNESTLSNWQQPIPGTIDQTDTNSQQLDKWNFETEREDKTPTPESSMQPAISMTPSTGKQYDPLEELDALETPRVNVKPSTEMKKGTEKTTEKKPANSGGSWFGGLFSKLAPKPKNQMILPDDSNPTIVWDPVAKKWMNKDEDGDGGAATLVPPPKTSDVSFRANVPTMERDASSPPFLPSAEDAPTMNGVPKLPTGNSNMYKMPKSRSMRANYVDVMNPGGGKPKAPSTLSSTPMTSPLVPMATSSPQLFVPAPINDSTAPVDFLTPAATPSSGNTAENTSQALSRWSSTSSLSREVQSYTMRDPRLLQRNKVIQRH